aaaaaattagaactttGACCTAGAATAAATTGGaatgaattttttgtttctaatgtgATACATTTACCTGGGTTCTGGCTATCCAAAATCTTCTGTTCAAATTCTAGCACCTTCTCATGCTGACTAAGAACTCGGTCGTCATTTTTTTGACTGAGCTGCTCAAGTTTTTCATCCAACAAGGCCTCAAGATCTGATGCACCCCTTCCACCCTGTTAAACAATTCAGAAACAAACCCGAGGCAATGAGGTGCTTTGTATCATTTCTCAACCTTTTCATTATTTAGGGAAAAAAGTCTTACTACATGTGTAGGTATTTGTGTCTGGTTACCTGGATACTGTGCAAAATCTTTACCTCTTCCATAACCCTGGACACCGCTGTCATGAAGTTTTCCAAGTCTCTCTCCATCTTGACATAACTGAGCATGATCTCGCGGACTCTTTGTACCTGACTGTCTTCTGCTGCTTAGAAAAAAGTGTCACACATTATatacatgtttaaaatattccGGGAATCTATTTCCATTATATGTCATAGTTATTTCCCATTTGGATACGACGAGACGCTAGTACCCCTGCAAAGTGTTTTCTAAAACACATATAGAATGGGAAGACGCCCTAGTATCTGATCTGCAAtagcttgtctccctttgtttaGATTTGACTGACAAAATTCCCTATTTAGAGTATGTCTAAAGGCTTTTAGTTTCTTCGAATACTAGATCTTACTCCCTTGCACTTCATGAATTTATCAACAGTTCCTTAAAATTATCCTTGACTGGTCTGACGATATTATCACCAACTCTTGCCATCTGACGTTCTCTAGGATGCGCTGAGAATGGATCGATTTTGTAGGGTCGTCTCTTTAGCATTCCACTTCGTTTGCGTCTTTTCACGGAGGCAGTCTGCTTCGGGTCTAATTATAGACATTATTAAACATATCTCatatttaatacatatttacaaacCTTTTGAATAGTCTGCCATGTCAGTCGCAACTTCTAAAACATTCTCCATGCCTACACTAAAATACGATTTTACTTGTCTCATGATGTTGAGCGATTGCTCAACACCTCTGAAGTTAGCTGGCACGCTGCTTGAAGCCATTTATGTTTAAACAACACCTCTTATTTGCTATGCCGTGTACGAATAAATTCTAGGAACACATTAAATCAACTACACTTGCAATCAACTCATCACTTGTAAATCGCGAAGTATATCCGCGCcgttttgtttgcttcttgtcttttttactTCAAGGGGAGCTACTCTCAGGTCATGGAGGTCAGGGAGGAAACTTCCTGTTAGGAAATTGTCGACGAGACATTTACAGGATGGTAGACcaacatatattttgtgtgttataGGAATCTAagagactttaaaataatattaaaccAAGCCAGAAAAGGTGATCTTTTTACTTcactttactttaaaaaaaaaaaaacagttttcgaCATATAATAACGATATCGTAATGGTGTTATTTTATAAACCTGTCAACTCTCAGAATTTACAAAATTCACTGAATAAGCATCTGTTTGGGGGTAGGGTATTTCAGTGCATCTACTAGTTTCTACTACTGATTTACCCTTTACGTCTATTAAATTACGTCTGTCTGTTGTATATTTAGTCACTCTATCATAGTctattaacattaaaatttactttcactttaaaactaaataatttcAAGTGACAGTCAATTTATGTAAACAATTTGTTAATATTGTATAGTTTAGACTTTTTTTGGCCATTATAGACAAGATTTTTGtgacactgaaaaaataaaaaaattaagagagaaGTGAAAGCTGTTTTGATTgattataattttcttaatcATATTAGCTTTAatcatattgaaaaaaaaacaactacaaatAATCCTAGCAGAAGAATTTTTGCCTATAGGCCTTCCACCTACTAGCATTGCTTGCTCACTTACCTTGGCTAGCCATGGCTGATGATTCTGATTTAGGCATTAGGAGACGGCAACAGTTTGGTAAGTTTGTAAGCATGAGCAAACACGTATGTGTTTTACTCTTTAGACTGTCTCTTCTCCTCTCTGTCCTTTTTCAGTCACCCatacacgtgcatgcatgtgtgtacacacacccacatattGTATATGAATacacattaacaaaaaataaacttttgagtGAATGAACTAAAGTAAGCAAGCAAGAGTTGAATTGTTATCAGGGTTTAAAGCCTTTTGATTTGCAGTTCACATGCTGTATTTCATCATAAGCAACTTGTACTTTTTCAGAACTTGAAAATTCTTCAAAAGATGACAAGCTAAACCTTCTAATAAACATGGTGGTGTCTGGGAAAGGTAAAGATGGTCAACAAATATCAGTATCCcacatgtaaacacattaaCCATATCAGCGCGTATAAAAAGGACTTGTGTTACACCAGTTATATGTGTCTTGTCTAGTTTTAGTCCTTCTTTATGCTcacttggcattccttgtataAGTACCCCATCCATAAGACAAAAGGATACAATTTGAGACCTAAGATGGATTTCATTGAAGTCACTTTAGCTAGCTGTACTTCAGTAAACATGTTTGCTGCACCTTGTGTTGCTGCCATTGCCATAATTTGGGGTTTACATGTTGAAGTGGTTAATGTTATCTTAGTTTTGCTGAATTGCTTGACAGTGCATAAAACTAGTATTGGCATGGTACTGAGAGAAGGAAATGCTGTAGAGCAGTTTAAAGTCAGACACAACTATAGCACTTTATAGTCTGATCTGATTGATATAGCTTTCTTCTTATCGGGGCAAATAAGGGCCTCTTCTTGTCAGCAGTGATTGTGAAAAGGAAGTAAGTGATAagcacagggttcccaggtccttgcaaggtccttttaagtccttttatattgaatttttgccaaaaggccttttaagtccttttatttgccatgcggtcctttcaaattctcacacaggtccttacattttctctgtgacccttttaagtccttttatcgataaaatataaCCACAAATTTTTTTCCGGAGttgactttggcgcaaaataccgacgatttttcgccgcatgtttggtctacacatctgtacaacactagttgcccttccgtattcgcaaaaaacactcttttttcaaaaggtctttagaaacttactctttcttgaactttgatcttctagtactactgtgcatagctctatttctctctctcttcccgttagagtgtgtgtgtgcgagagagagacacgtgaactgacttttgtattacaccaaagaatggctttcaggttttgcaattattattacttagatttctagaaaacttggaacattaacggtgtatgttatcagcgtgctaaggacactttttaagttatctaatctaaatatggcagacaggcatcaaaattaactctttgattatttattactagaaatacatgtatttgagaacatagagaagaccacagattcataaataatacatctttccgaccacacaagagaaaaacttaagcattgatgactgtcacttaggtccttacgaatgcatgaaaggtacttttaaggtccttttaaggtccttttttggcaccatccctgatccctgggaaccctgtaagcaaaatataacttaattaaaaatatgttgtttttattttgtttctttttgtttttgtttttttacagttcATATAGAAACAGACACAGATGATAAACTGAAAATTGTATATGGAGATGAAAAGTAAGTTAGTTAGGCTTTGTGGATACTTTGTCTTTAGTAGAAAACAAttagagatttgtttttaaaagcctttAGCATGTAGCTGTATCTTTGGCTTGTGGAGTTTCAtgcatgcttttatttatttctgtgttattGCTGATGCGATCTATAATTTCCTTGTAGCATATGTTCATCTTATTCACAAACCTGTTGGCAGGTGACCAGCTGAGATAATGAAGGTGGCCATTGTTATAGTTATGATTTTTATGTAGATAGTTAAACTTCGTATGTTGGTTGTAAgactgcttttttaaaatctgtaatcCATTTATCAAATTTGACAGTGATTATTGAGCCTAAACAATAGGATATTATaggattttaataatttttcagaTTATCTACGTGGAAATGacttaaattttaatatttaagtatTGTGATTTCTCTCTTTGTCCACTCTGAAAAAATTCTCTcatagatatatttataaattacttTGTTTTGGGTAATCTTCCTTCTGAATGTCgccataatatagccttagttgctggcaagGGGTAAAACACAACCAATGAACCATCCTGCTGAATGATTTTGATCATCATGTCATTTTCAATGTGTAATAAAAGTGCCTTGTTAATATAAATGAGCTACATTTATACCAAAATAGATCATCATGGCCATTATGATTCTAAGATGATTCTGGTTTCTCAGATTCTCAGAGATGATTCTGGTTTATGAGAAATTGATAGAGCTAACATCACTGATCATAGACCACTTGTGAGACTACTTCCTGGCACCAACCTGGCTCattgataacttttttttctattcaagAGTTCGCCACCTGGCACATGTGGATGTTTCCAGTGCTCACACCATTCAGAAGGGTAAAAACGAGGATGATATGAAAAAGCGTGTTGAGGTTTGTTTGGAGATGATTGAAGCCATCAAGGCAAAGCGAGCGCCAAGTGGTGTAGCTGTTGACTCTACAAAGGCAAGTTAACAGTTGGTTTTCACTTGGTGAACCTTTGGTTCTTTGAGACTTTTTATgcaataaaagataagaatgaAAGTTCATGTGCCACAGAAGCTCAGCAGTTACACCTATAAATGTTAAGTTTCTCATAATTTCTTCAGTGCTTTGTTTCCTTGGGCTCTATAGTCACTGACTTTCTATCTAAGCTATCTTCTGCAAAATGAAATCAGTTTTGGTTTAACAAGTTATCCTATATTTTGCTAAAGTGCTAAAGCTTTGGTTATATAGATGTTGGTCATGTACCTGAGACTAACATCCCCAAAGTGACAGAAGCATTTTAAGTCTCACCAGCTTGATGAACTCAGTCATGGTTGGCTGTTGGGAGGTAAGGAAAGGAACTGAAGAGAAGCAACAGTTTTCTGGCATCAGCTTATTATTAACCACAATGTTACATAATTTTCCGTGTAATTATCAGGCTGTATTTGTGGATGACTATTGTTTTACTTACAGTCCACTGAGATTTGCTTTAAGGTCCAGGAATAAGGTGTTTATTTGGCTCTGTGCTTGTGAGACATACTTGTCCTTGAATTTTTTACCTTAGGTGTCTCTCAGTGCACAAGGGGATTACAGAGAAGACATTGAGTTTAGGAACTTGCAGGAGGTCTTGGGAAGTGGCAGTCTTGCAGGAAAAGTCATGGTGGTTGAGGACATAAAAACTGGCAGCGTCCATGCCATGAAGACAGTAAGTGAAAAACATGATTTTGGACAGGAAAGAATTCTTGTCTTGCAACATTGTAACTTAGttattttttccttgctttttaggtttgtttcagattttgtGTAACGGATGATGAACCTGGTAGAAACAattttgctgcaaataattttgttactttgaacatttttctttctgcatctTTTCTAGTGAGTTTTGGTTTCTTTCCATAGTTTTCAATGATAGCAATAACTGTGCCTTAGCTATGGTACCGACACTAAGAAAAGCTTTGTAATTCATTTGTATATTCCAGGTGATGCTGTCAGAGTTTTGCACTAATGAAATTCGATGCTGGGTAGACCTTGATGGCTCAGACTCTTTTCCTAGTCTTTATCTTTTTAGACTGGATGGAAGGAAGGTTGTTTTCCACATGGAAAAATTAGAGAGCAGTATGTATATctttgagattttgtttttgtttttcatttttatatggAGCTGAAGATAGATTTACAGATGTGTACTTGTCATTGTTTTCCAGCACCCAGAATAGCTTTTCTTTGCTAGAGTGGCAATATTAATCCTcatatttcaataatttttacacgaaatcttttgaaattttttattttgctaaccCAGTCAGTAAATGATGAAAGCGTTCTATTTTGTGATCCATAGAAATAACCTAGCAGCACACATTGCTGAATTTTCCCTGGCAGTAAATTAGTGCTTGTCACAGGTGTTGTAATGGATGACATAATCAAAGAAAACATATGGCGCCTGAAGGAGCAAAGGCCAGATCTTGTGCgaccat
This window of the Pomacea canaliculata isolate SZHN2017 linkage group LG4, ASM307304v1, whole genome shotgun sequence genome carries:
- the LOC112562620 gene encoding E3 SUMO-protein ligase NSE2-like isoform X1, with protein sequence MASSSVPANFRGVEQSLNIMRQVKSYFSVGMENVLEVATDMADYSKAAEDSQVQRVREIMLSYVKMERDLENFMTAVSRVMEEGGRGASDLEALLDEKLEQLSQKNDDRVLSQHEKVLEFEQKILDSQNPGNVPTAVGSSASMQEDDIEMTQAMVNTKCPYTGQEMVDPVRNKICKHTYDKVGILEYIKRRGRKARCPVSGCSNSQAITSADLEENREMRRHIQNLKR
- the LOC112562620 gene encoding E3 SUMO-protein ligase NSE2-like isoform X2; translation: MASSSVPANFRGVEQSLNIMRQVKSYFSVGMENVLEVATDMADYSKAEDSQVQRVREIMLSYVKMERDLENFMTAVSRVMEEGGRGASDLEALLDEKLEQLSQKNDDRVLSQHEKVLEFEQKILDSQNPGNVPTAVGSSASMQEDDIEMTQAMVNTKCPYTGQEMVDPVRNKICKHTYDKVGILEYIKRRGRKARCPVSGCSNSQAITSADLEENREMRRHIQNLKR